GACGGACTGCTATGACAGCGAAATCTCGTCAACGCCGTTACTTTGTTGGGAAGACATTGCGAGTATAACCTGATTTTCGCATCACTGGACTGCCTTCTTTCAGTGAAGTGCAATTACATCTATATTACATATCTTTTTGACGCCATGCCATACTTATAACTTTCGACGGTGATCAGCAGCGGTTCGGACATTTGCATGTGATACTCCATGTTAAGGCTATCATTGAGTGCTATCAACACGATGGACCCACGTAAATAGCCTTAGGGGACTTGATTTAAGCTACTGACGGTCCCATGTATGTGGACTTTGCATTTCACTTTTTTTTCATATTCTTTTCCCTCACGAACCAGGCAAGATTTAGAACGAAACATCCCTTGACGAGTCCCACGCCGATAAACCACGAGAAACGACAATAATGGCCTCCAGAATCACCTGGATACACCCAGTACGAGCTATCCAAGTTCTATTGGGCATCGCCGTCTTCGGTCTTATCATTTATGGTGCGTTCCCTTTTCCAAATCAATCCAATCACTCAATGAAATTCCCATCCCCGCTAACAAGCCACAGTCCTCAGCGTCTATAAATACGACAGCGTCTCGGAATTTATGCTCTTCAACGGAATATGGACCGGATTCTTCGCAACGCCCTACCTCGCCCTGGCACCCATACACTTCGCCAAACTCTCGCACCGGGTTGTCGTGCCTGTCGTGGAAACGAGTACCATGATTCTGTGGTTGGTGGGGGTCATTCTGCTTGGGATCGACCTGCCTTCTTCCAAGAAGTGCAAATCTGCGGGTTGCGAGGCGACGCTGGCAGTTGTTGTGATTGCGGCGGTTGAATGGTATGTCTTGTTTTGACTGTCTTCCCTTTTTTCATGCATTGGCCACTAACCTAGAATTCTTTGGACAGTGCGTTGTTTGCGGTTACTGTCGTTCGAGCTATCCGGAGTAGCGTGCAAGCACACTTGCGGACCGCCGCAAGGGCCCAGCAGCCAGCCCCTGAAGCCGAAGCCAGCGGTGCGAACCGTGCCATGGAGTCGGTATAGGTAGTGAGGTGATGATGCCAATGGAGTTAGATTGAAATGATATGGAAAGTAATGTATAATATAATGCATTAATTGTTATAATATGAACAAGCATATAATCCCAGAAAATAGGCTTTTACTATCGCTCAGAAAACACAAGAGGCTGACCCTCCTCTTCGACTACCACCCTAATTTTCTCGAGACAAATTGCACTTCATCCACATGATACATGTGTCCAATGGGGGTGTAAGTGGTCGTGCTGCTGTATTTTGCCATAAAAACCGAACCGATTGTGACAGGATCAGACATTGCGACGGATGTGGGCCATTGACGAGTCACTTTAAGTTTCTTCGATTGATCAGAAGCCAGGGCATCAATATCTGGAGTAAGAACGAGACCACTCGGAGATGAGTAAGAACAATTGGCATGAACGGACCGAAAGGTGTCATGGCTGTCCAGGGGTTAAGTTGAACGGGATCTGTTGGCAGGTTTGGGTTGCTGTTTCCGTCACATCTTCACAGGAAGAACATATCCCTAAAGTGGGCAAGTCAGGATAATCACAGGAGACAGTGAGACATATTGGCTCGAGAGGCTTATCGATTTGGGCGAAGCCAGTCAATAACGCAGTCTGCATTATAGGATCCAGTACATTCATTTCCTCGCTGCCTCTCTGATTCCAGCTAGGGTTCTAATTCTCCATTATTTGGGCATATGCGGTCTCATTACGCGCGA
This Aspergillus chevalieri M1 DNA, chromosome 3, nearly complete sequence DNA region includes the following protein-coding sequences:
- a CDS encoding MARVEL domain-containing protein (COG:S;~EggNog:ENOG410PSVR;~InterPro:IPR008253;~PFAM:PF01284;~TransMembrane:4 (i12-35o41-59i71-93o108-131i);~antiSMASH:Cluster_3.2;~go_component: GO:0016020 - membrane [Evidence IEA]) — translated: MASRITWIHPVRAIQVLLGIAVFGLIIYVLSVYKYDSVSEFMLFNGIWTGFFATPYLALAPIHFAKLSHRVVVPVVETSTMILWLVGVILLGIDLPSSKKCKSAGCEATLAVVVIAAVECALFAVTVVRAIRSSVQAHLRTAARAQQPAPEAEASGANRAMESV